A single genomic interval of Calypte anna isolate BGI_N300 chromosome 3, bCalAnn1_v1.p, whole genome shotgun sequence harbors:
- the LOC103533937 gene encoding opsin-5, with product MEEQYISKLHPAVDYGAGVFLLIIAILTILGNSAVLATAVKRSSLLKSPELLTINLAVADIGMAISMYPLAIASAWNHAWLGGDASCMYYALMGFLFGVCSMMTLCAMAVIRFLVTHSSKSNSNKITKNTVRILITFIWLYSLLWAILPLVGWGYYGPEPFGISCTIAWGKFHNSSNGFSFILSMFLLCTVLPALTIVSCYLGIAWKVHKAYQEIQNIDRIPNAAKLERKLTLMAVLISVGFLSSWTPYAAASFWSIFNSSNSLQPILTLLPCLFAKSSTAYNPFIYYVFSKTFRQEIKQLQCCCGWQVHFFSTNSSAENPVLMMWSGRDSARPSSAAKLENQGAATS from the exons ATGGAGGAGCAATACATTTCCAAACTCCATCCTGCAGTGGATTATGGAGCTGGAGTCTTTCTTCTGATCATAG cCATCCTGACCATCCTTGGAAATTCAGCCGTCCTTGCTACAGCCGTGAAGCGCTCGTCCCTCCTCAAGTCACCGGAGCTGCTTACAATCAACTTGGCAGTAGCAGACATCGGGATGGCAATCAGCATGTATCCACTGGCCATTGCATCTGCCTGGAACCATGCTTGGCTGGGAGGAGATGCCTCCTGCATGTATTATGCCCTGATGGGTTTCCTTTTTGGGGTCTGCAGCATGATGACCCTGTGTGCCATGGCTGTGATTCGATTCCTTGTTACCCATTCATCCAAATCTAACA GTAACAAAATCACCAAGAACACTGTTCGCATCTTGATAACATTCATCTGGCTCTACTCCCTGCTCTGGGCCATTTTGCCCTTGGTAGGCTGGGGCTACTATGGCCCTGAGCCATTTGGCATCTCTTGTACAATAGCCTGGGGCAAATTCCACAACTCCTCCAATGGCTTTTCATTCATCCTGAGCATGTTCCTCCTCTGCACAGTCTTGCCTGCACTGACCATCGTTTCCTGTTACTTGGGGATTGCCTGGAAAGTTCACAAAGCATACCAAGAGATCCAGAATATTGACAGGATCCCTAATGCAGCTAAACTGGAGAGGAAGCTGACACTG ATGGCCGTGCTCATCTCAGTTGGGTTCCTGAGCTCATGGACACCATATGCAGCAGCTAGCTTCTGGTCCATATTTAACTCCAGCAATTCCCTCCAGCCCATCCTCACGCTGCTGCCTTGTCTGTTTGCCAAATCCTCCACGGCTTACAACCCCTTCATTTACTACGTCTTCAGCAAAACTTTCCGCCAGGAAATCAaacagctgcagtgctgctgtggctggCAAGTTCATTTCTTCAGCAccaacagctctgctgaaaaccCTGTGCTGATGATGTGGAGTGGGAGAGACAGCGCTCGTCCCTCCTCAGCTGCAAAGCTGGAGAACCAGGGAGCTGCCACCAGCTGA